In Styela clava chromosome 14, kaStyClav1.hap1.2, whole genome shotgun sequence, the following are encoded in one genomic region:
- the LOC120341648 gene encoding uncharacterized protein LOC120341648: MPRRKQDTPQRLKSKENLGNISEKKGGQNCEGKRGCKDVTSLAITEPTEESGDKLSNICAQENTITSHETMHGGSNNKQESTTNGGDSNSPDESIHEEKVNEPSLPDKANGENELHDTVAGSVHESFTNGCESVGKHSNVVKTSDDTSLLDALATVAASRSTSPTQETQKEAKRQSSTGSDSSMPIKKRGKRISTPDSCVDHVGTASSHLFSSEKTTDKSVESKKKSSRIEHSSTNHYQASDHVFHKTANEDIRTAAAMQHANQLHLMEAMMQRQRQIYEECTDNQNNNWMKMQRNDNNCLSKSKAKRYRWCVQKNQEKDSISTASPNTSRSSHQNQQTTTKTATTSTVPTRSSANDYQNHQQNSNSSSNVKKVQTKRQPNPMQDKLYGTVFTGASKFRCRDCGNPFNTLVDLTVHMSKTGHYRDQNIAEFKSQNDVNGKFAKPKKRSMMEMEETESAEKVLKCLGCGHSFDSLQDLTVHMIKTKHYEDVPSLRFYSQKNEFCASANGSTHTSNEEKNTPLLTQINNNNISNDRSIGLQSNGHRESPTHEQNNYEQRVSQSMYGGFSNLANMQALVTQNLLTGFPPYMPMAFPGAMNGYNNATTAFAAAAASLLLSAPWLMQVPGFGPNILSPFFNPVPLPASLSSHSRQMSPIANIDKLTPSPVPASATPSPKGRSTTPSGRHTPNDRYDEISRSKSQILRCSQCGKSFSSLQKLTNHMREATHFPNATTPPIENSSLHHYRKYSESPERSIRNNSTFSNHSNANITGPSSSPLEHLAKLACGKSTLGQLGSDTSLRSKSHSIVGRQLIKSSPDISNRKDSSTKSPQNMSSPSRDKYINPDDNSKPTSSESPKTGFDFIKSLETTIQSAISKVNEPSMSPKQNKKRKSSLNYNHQNASQTVQNSRESEFKLFGSHSEMIFNQSSHVNSKNRQLKRPSSDGEEYHHRNNGETHSAKMKRLNYSPPLDLSKSVCNGATAPSKTEKKSSNGNEMERKSKETQRKETSSAGDTTSLAKNPLQCIRDNMRTWFDPDVRRRSVPSSKSSEILEKSRHEGKSVARNQDSKTISRDEKNPHKKEKTNPLKEMQKIVNATELTRRPESLTEVASKDPTFLINRTNVGLQKRSSDLQNGLKSVDAKRYKPDSVLLDLVRHENDSPPAVNPLAQMEHLVNLKIGENVSNSKTLSNSISKNSNLAKPYTLSPPHDANVACNGTNPMSALLNLFKEAGNDVLCNKTDRSADNHKIKHREHRESNSISKPPKKAKRHRNQQPKNKLPTEENLATKIHENLSLPDETAKLRDKMADFFRSMIAKDRLASFPQQSSIKEEPKSPCQENEYPAHISDSDKDATPHKCKIENSCSSDSNLQEIQLQIIFASHFDENLKEIKIPEQEMKKLSLTTGISIKTIKEWISDIQEQLSENRKCSFMRLSSESEESSKYNCTHCSNNDNNKTKSTNDLSATDFLKHISTHINTDLPENEQIEENSNHVHQDWKMLYRGAMRFEPLNTEGPPTSYSLTAHVTKTEPLMHEFSPPSPTDDVVTEQKQKRCGEGLKVTDDSPIQVSG; the protein is encoded by the exons ctaAGGAAAATCTAGGAAACATTTCTGAGAAAAAAGGAGGCCAAAATTGCGAAGGCAAACGAGGCTGCAAAGATGTTACGTCACTAGCGATAACAGAACCAACCGAAGAATCAGGAGATAAACTTTCGAATATTTGTGCGCAAGAAAACACAATAACTTCGCACGAAACAATGCATGGAGGAAGCAACAATAAACAAGAGAGTACAACAAATGGAGGTGACTCGAATAGTCCGGATGAAAGTATTCACGAGGAAAAGGTAAATGAGCCGAGTTTGCCAGATAAAGCCAATGGCGAAAACGAATTACATGACACAGTTGCAGGATCAGTTCACGAATCGTTTACGAACGGTTGTGAATCGGTGGGAAAGCACAGTAATGTTGTTAAAACAAGTGATGATACTTCTCTTCTTGATGCACTAGCTACCGTAGCGGCTTCACGTTCGACCTCACCCACGCAAGAAACACAAAAAGAAGCAAAACGTCAGTCGTCGACTGG ATCGGATTCTTCAATGCCAATCAAAAAACGCGGGAAACGTATTTCCACTCCTGATTCTTGCGTTGATCATGTTGGCACAGCGTCCTCGCATCTGTTTTCGTCCGAAAAAACAACGGATAAATCAGTCGAATCTAAGAAAAAATCTTCACGCATTGAACACTCTTCAACCAATCACTATCAAGCTTCAGACCACGTGTTTCACAAAACGGCAAATGAAGACATTAGAACAG CTGCTGCAATGCAACATGCTAATCAATTGCATCTTATGGAGGCAATGATGCAACGACAAAGACAAATCTACGAAGAATGTACCGACAACCAAAATAATAATTGGATGAAAATGCAG CGAAATGACAATAATTGCTTGAGTAAAAGCAAAGCAAAAAGGTATCGTTGGTGCGTGcagaaaaatcaagaaaaagaTTCAATTTCTACAGCAAGCCCCAATACCAGTAGAAGTTCTCATCAAAATCAACAAACAACAACTAAAACGGCAACAACGTCCACTGTACCAACGAGATCTTCAGCTAACGATTATCAAAACCATCAACAAAATTCCAATTCTTCGTCGAATGTGAAGAAAGTACAAACGAAACGACAACCAAATCCTATGCAA GATAAACTGTACGGTACTGTATTCACTGGAGCAAGTAAATTTCGATGCAGAGATTGTGGAAATCCATTTAATACTTTGGTTGATTTAACTGTTCATATGAGTAAAACAGGACATTATCGAGATCAGAACATCGCAGAATTCAAAA GTCAAAATGACGTCAATGGAAAATTCGCAAAACCGAAAAAACGTTCAATGATGGAAATGGAGGAAACGGAATCAGCTGAAAAAGTGTTGAAATGCTTAGGATGTGGACATTCATTCGACTCTCTACAG GATTTGACTGTTCACATGATCAAAACTAAGCATTATGAAGACGTTCCATCTCTAAGATTTTACAGCCAGAAAAATGAATTCTGTGCTTCTGCTAATGGGAGTACGCATACATCGAATGAAGAAAAGAACACACCTTTACTTACCCAgataaataataacaatatatcaAACGATAGGTCGATAGGTTTACAATCAAATGGACATCGTGAAAGCCCGACACACGAACAGAATAATTATGAGCAACGGGTTTCACAATCTATGTACGGAGGTTTTTCAAATCTTGCCAATATGCAAGCTCTTGTAACTCAGAATTTGTTGACTGGTTTCCCGCCATATATGCCAATGGCGTTCCCAGGTGCCATGAATGGATATAACAACGCCACGACTGCATTTGCCGCCGCTGCCGCCAGTTTATTGTTATCAGCTCCATGGTTGATGCAGGTACCTGGGTTTGGTCCAAATATATTATCGCCGTTTTTTAATCCTGTTCCTCTTCCAGCCTCTTTGTCTTCTCATTCAAGACAAATGTCTCCGATAGCTAATATTGACAAATTAACGCCGTCTCCGGTACCAGCTTCTGCTACCCCTTCCCCCAAGGGTAGATCCACCACACCAAGTGGTCGGCATACACCAAATGATAGATACGATGAAATATCGAGATCAAAATCTCAAATACTTCGCTGCTCTCAATGTGGAAAGTCGTTTTCATCTTTACAGAAGTTGACCAATCATATGCGTGAAGCTACACACTTTCCAAATGCCACGACACCGCCCATTGAGAATTCGTCTCTTCATCATTACCGGAAATATAGCGAATCTCCTGAAAGATCTATACGAAACAATTCAACCTTTTCCAATCACTCGAATGCAAACATCACTGGACCGTCGTCATCGCCTTTAGAACATCTTGCAAAGCTAGCGTGTGGCAAGTCAACTTTGGGCCAGCTCGGTTCCGATACGTCATTACGTTCGAAAAGTCATTCCATAGTCGGTAGGCAGTTGATCAAATCTTCTCCGGACATCAGTAATCGAAAAGATTCTTCGACTAAATCTCCACAAAACATGTCGTCGCCCTCTCGTGATAAATACATAAACCCGGATGACAATTCCAAACCAACTTCTTCAGAATCTCCTAAAACTGGATTCGATTTTATTAAATCGTTAGAAACGACAATACAAAGCGCTATTAGCAAAGTAAACGAACCATCCATGTCTCCTAAGCAGAATAAAAAAAGGAAATCATCACTGAATTACAATCATCAGAATGCGAGTCAAACTGTTCAAAATTCCAGGGAATCAGAGTTTAAATTGTTCGGATCTCATTCAGAAATGATTTTCAATCAGTCGTCTCACGTTAACTCTAAGAATCGACAACTCAAGCGACCCTCTTCTGACGGAGAAGAATATCATCATAGAAATAACGGAGAAACACACTCAGCAAAGATGAAACGCTTGAATTATTCTCCACCTTTGGATCtttccaaaagtgtgtgtaacGGGGCTACAGCTCCATCAAAAACAGAAAAGAAAAGCTCGAATGGTAACGAAATGGAGAGAAAATCAAAGGAAACACAAAGAAAAGAGACGTCGTCAGCAGGCGATACAACGAGCCTTGCTAAAAACCCTCTTCAATGCATAAGAGATAACATGCGAACATGGTTCGATCCGGACGTAAGAAGGCGTTCAGTACCTTCTTCTAAATCTAGTGAAATACTAGAGAAGAGTAGACACGAGGGAAAAAGTGTTGCAAGAAATCAAGACTCGAAGACAATAAGTCGTGACGAAAAGAACCCccacaaaaaagaaaagacaaATCCTCTAAAAGAGATGCAAAAAATAGTGAATGCGACAGAATTGACAAGGCGTCCAGAGAGTTTGACAGAAGTTGCTTCAAAAGATCCGACTTTTCTTATAAATCGGACGAATGTCGGCCTTCAAAAACGATCTTCAGATTTACAAAACGGACTCAAATCAGTTGATGCCAAGCGTTATAAACCCGACTCTGTCTTGCTGGATTTGGTGAGACATGAGAACGATTCCCCACCAGCTGTAAATCCGTTGGCACAAATGGAACATCTCGTAAATCTTAAAATTGGCGAAAACGTATCAAATTCGAAAACATTGTCCAACTCAATAtctaaaaattcaaatcttGCCAAACCATATACATTATCTCCTCCACACGATGCAAACGTGGCTTGTAACGGCACAAATCCGATGTCCGCTCTGCTGAACCTTTTTAAGGAAGCAGGTAACGATGTTCTTTGTAACAAAACCGACCGAAGCGCTGATAATCACAAAATAAAGCATCGTGAACATAGAGAATCAAACTCAATATCAAAGCCACCGAAAAAGGCAAAGCGACACAGGAATCAACAACCTAAAAATAAACTGCCAACTGAAGAAAATCTTGCCAcaaaaattcatgaaaatttaTCACTTCCGGACGAAACTGCTAAACTCCGAGATAAAATGGCGGACTTTTTTCGAAGTATGATTGCGAAAGACCGTCTTGCCTCTTTCCCACAGCAGTCATCAATCAAAGAAGAACCAAAATCACCTTGTCAAGAAAATGAATATCCGGCACACATATCCGACTCCGATAAAGATGCAACACCTCACAAGTGTAAAATCGAGAATTCATGTTCCAGTGATTCAAATCTACAAGAAATTCAACTTCAAATCATTTTTGCTTCCCATTtcgatgaaaatttaaaagaaattaaaattcCAGAACaagaaatgaagaaattgtCACTCACCACGGGAATATCAATAAAAACCATAAAG GAATGGATATCAGACATTCAAGAACAATTATCAGAGAATAGAAAATGCAGTTTTATGAGATTATCATCTGAATCTGAAGAGAGTTCAAAATACAATTGCACACATTGCAGTAATAATGACAATAACAAGACTAAATCTACCAATGATTTATCAGCAACCGACTTCCTCAAACATATATCAACACATATAA ATACAGATTTGCctgaaaatgaacaaattgaGGAAAATTCCAACCATGTCCATCAAGATTGGAAAATGTTATATAGAGGAGCCATGCGTTTTGA GCCTTTGAATACTGAAGGACCACCCACGTCATATTCTCTGACAGCTCACGTGACTAAGACAGAgccactcatgcatgaattttCACCGCCTTCTCCCACAGATGACGTAGTTAcggaacaaaaacaaaaaagatgtGGCGAAGGGTTAAAGGTCACAGACGACAGTCCAATTCAAGTTTCAGGATGA